One genomic region from Yarrowia lipolytica chromosome 1C, complete sequence encodes:
- a CDS encoding uncharacterized protein (Compare to YALI0C19844g, no similarity): MFVLTNSKAVLPYLGDSEVVEDNVEGLHLPPPEDELPSFTQAIQQLAHESTPFYPAIKTTDTDLLQLEEPLTIELVQKCPLGSGTQSTSIWSTQVLSPGTHMPDMVSSTLRDVCIPIQNSTPESVHGYLSYSIRVSYVARPKSRFLKKPQKTSALLPLTILRNAPQSDTDTDRGARYLWPQRADVTLQLQHSKLVNDIINLKMHVTPLQDYLPEKNAIKLKGVEVILTQQTGSTTSTYPLLRDMNPPKTLDYSLTVKNLPLNSSTSPQHPYPVSHLVSTTLRFQFWENNKVKYYDVRFKTKVSLNLNGDAPPIYAT; encoded by the coding sequence ATGTTTGTGCTCACCAACTCCAAAGCGGTGTTGCCATATCTGGGCGACTCGGAGGTCGTCGAGGACAATGTGGAGGGTCTCCATCTCCCCCCTCCAGAGGACGAACTACCCTCCTTCACACAGGCGATCCAACAACTAGCGCATGAGTCAACGCCGTTCTACCCGGCCATCAaaaccacagacacagacctGCTGCAACTGGAGGAGCCGTTGACGATTGAGCTCGTGCAGAAATGTCCCCTGGGGTCCGGCACGCagtccacctccatctgGTCCACCCAGGTGCTCAGCCCAGGCACCCATATGCCAGACATGGTCAGTTCGACACTCCGAGACGTGTGCATTCCCATCCAAAACTCCACTCCAGAATCGGTCCATGGCTACCTGTCGTACTCGATACGAGTGTCCTATGTGGCCAGGCCCAAGAGCCGCTTTTTGAAGAAACCACAGAAAACCTCGGCTTTACTGCCTCTCACGATCCTCAGAAACGCCCCACAAAGTGATACAGATACAGACCGAGGAGCGCGCTATCTATGGCCCCAAAGAGCAGATGTGACCTTGCAATTGCAACACTCGAAACTCGTCAATGATATCATCAACCTCAAAatgcacgtgactccccTCCAGGATTATCTCCCTGAAAAGAACGCCATCAAACTGAAAGGAGTCGAGGTGATTCTGACTCAACAAACAGGTTCAACCACAAGCACATATCCTCTGTTACGAGACATGAATCCGCCCAAGACTCTCGATTACTCACTAACCGTCAAAAATCTGCCTCTCAACTCATCCACATCTCCCCAGCATCCCTACCCGGTATCTCACCTGGTATCTACAACGCTTCGGTTCCAGTTTTGGGAAAACAACAAGGTCAAATATTACGATGTGCGATTCAAGACCAAGGTGtctctcaacctcaatgGCGACGCTCCTCCTATTTATGCCACTTAA
- a CDS encoding uncharacterized protein (Compare to YALI0C19866g, highly similar to uniprot|P30887 Yarrowia lipolytica Acid phosphatase precursor (EC 3.1.3.2) PHO2) — MKLSSLIVPCLASLALAQTNATAHNSTVPHENSKTTIVVTNDDSWASANIRAFYDALKKEGYNVFMFAPAVQQSGTGGTFNLPTNATLAKGAEWQTAPAGAPSWAHDEKDDHIWYFDGTPGAAVSFGFDYALPKFYPNTTVDLVVSGPNEGWNLGPFVYTLSGTEGAMYTSILRGVPAVAFSGNNDHTYYANASNSETSAHKIYAKASTAIVKNLLENAKGRPSVLPIGVGISVNLPNVGDIDPTGKCVDPKPIFTRQTGRGAATYKLIFNETSGVFDEDENLKTDALRACFNGDCFLPDETDVVTKWGCYSSISVITADYDAPGGVAAEVQYLNRNLVTFAPTGYGSFPGRK, encoded by the coding sequence ATGAAGTTGTCTTCTCTCATTGTTCCCTGTCTGGCTTCTCTGGCCCTGGCCCAGACCAACGCTACTGCCCACAACAGCACGGTTCCCCACGAGAACTCCAAGACCACCATCGTCGTTACCAACGACGATTCCTGGGCCTCTGCCAACATTCGGGCCTTCTACGatgctctcaagaaggagggctACAACGTGTTCATGTTTGCTCCTGCTGTGCAACAGTCCGGAACTGGAGGTACCTTCAACCTGCCTACCAATGCTACTCTGGCCAAGGGAGCCGAGTGGCAGACTGCCCCCGCTGGCGCTCCCTCTTGGGCTCACGACGAAAAAGACGATCACATCTGGTACTTTGACGGCACTCCTGGAGCCGCCGTGTCGTTCGGTTTTGACTACGCTCTGCCCAAGTTCTACCCCAACACTACTGTTGATCTCGTTGTCTCCGGACCCAACGAGGGCTGGAACCTCGGCCCCTTCGTCTACACTCTGTCTGGAACCGAGGGAGCCATGTACACCTCTATTCTTCGAGGAGTTCCTGCAGTGGCCTTCTCCGGAAACAACGACCACACCTACTACGCCAACGCTTCCAACTCCGAAACTTCTGCCCACAAGATCTACGCCAAGGCCTCCACTGCCATTgtcaagaacctgctgGAGAACGCCAAGGGCCGACCCTCTGTGCTTCCCATCGGAGTCGGCATTTCTGTCAACCTCCCCAACGTTGGAGATATTGATCCCACTGGCAAGTGTGTGGACCCCAAGCCCATCTTCACCCGTCAGACCGGACGAGGAGCGGCCACCTACAAGCTTATCTTCAACGAGACCAGTGGAGTCTTTGATGAAGACGAGAACCTCAAGACTGACGCTCTGCGGGCATGTTTCAACGGTGACTGCTTCTTGCCTGATGAGACAGATGTGGTCACCAAGTGGGGCTGCTACTCTTCTATTTCTGTCATCACTGCTGACTACGATGCTCCTGGTGGTGTGGCTGCCGAGGTTCAGTATCTGAACCGAAACCTGGTCACTTTTGCTCCCACTGGTTACGGCTCCTTCCCGGGACGAAAGTGA